Sequence from the Seonamhaeicola sp. ML3 genome:
GTTGTTTGTTAAGAATAATTTTTGGTGATTTAAAACCAAAATACAAGTTGATAAGAATAGAGAACCAACCAATCCTTAAACCACTTTTTAAAACAAGAAAGACACATTATCTACCCCAATACAACTTTATTCCTAAAATATTTAAATTAAAAAAAATATTCAAGCTGTTTAAAGTTAACTGGTTTGATTTTATTATTGAATTTAAAAATTTCTCAATTTATAGGAACACCAAATTTGGCAAGCTCTCTGGTGGTGAACGCAGAATTATTGAGATCTATTTAATACTTAAAACACCTGGAGAAATCGTTTTATTAGATGAGCCTTTTAATGGAGTGGCTCCGATTCATATTGAGACAATTAAATCTTTAATACATCGAGAAAAAAGCCAAAAAGCCATCATTATTACAGACCACCGATATGCTGAAGTCATTGATGTTTGTGACACTATATATCTTATTAAAAACGGCTGGACTAAACCAATAAACAATCTAAACGAACTAGAAGATTATAATTATTTAAGTGTTGGTACCCTTTAACTAAAAAAGGAAGCCTTGTAAGACTTCCTTTTAAAAATCAGGTTATTGATTGCTAACCACACTTAGAAGAACCACAGTCCTTACAAGTTAAACAACCCTCTTGGTAGATTAAATTATCTGAATTACAATTGTCGCAAGTTTGCCCCTTAACCTCTGTACCATCGGCCACATAGCGCTTTAAGGCTCTACCTACTCCGTTTTTCCATGTATTTATGGACTCTGTGTCCAATTGAAGACTATTAATTAAATCAACAATTTTTACAATTGGCATACCATGGCGCAATGTACTGGAAATTAGCTTGGCATAGTTCCAAAATTCCGGATTAAACTTATGCGACAAACCTTCAATGGTTATTTTATAACCACGCTTGTCTTTATATTGAAAATCATACCTCGTAGTAGCATCTTCACTCTTGTTTTTGATAATCAAACCGTCGTTTACCCAACGTGGTATTAGGATACCATCTTCATCATCTACCAAACCGGTGAATATTTCATAAGGTTTTCCATCTATTAAACCAATAAACGCTATCCATTTTTCCTTATTATTTTGAAATCTTACCACATCGGCCTCTAAGACCTGTGGCCGCTTGGTTGGAAATGGTGTTAAGGTTTCAGCTTTTAAATCTTCTTCCTTTTTTTCATCGTTGGAAATTAATACTCCAGAGCGTGAACCATCACGATATACGGTAACTCCCTTACAACCAACTTCCCATGCTTTTAAATATAAATCGCCTACTAAGGCTTCAGAAACATCGTTGGGTAAATTAATAGTAACACTAATAGAATGATCTACCCATTTTTGAATTGCACCTTGCATACTTACTTTGCTCAGCCAATCAACATCATTTGATGTAGCACCATAATAAGGCGACTGCTTCACCAAATCGTCTAGCTCTTCCTGCGAAAAATTCTTGGTCGTATCTATGCCGTTTACCTCCATCCATTGTTTAAACCTATGATGGAAGACTACATATTCTTCCCAAGAATCGCCTACTTCATCAACAAAATCGACCCGTACATCTTTATCTCCCGGGTTTACTTTTCGTCTTCTTTTGTAAACTGGCAAGAAAACTGGCTCAATTCCCGATGTTGTTTGGGTCATTAAACTAGTCGTCCCTGTTGGCGCAATAGTCAACAAGGCTATGTTTCGCCTACCATATTCCAACATTTCGTAATACAGTTTACTATCGGCTTCTTTTAATCTATTAATAAACGGATTTTCTTTTTCCCTGTCGGCATCAAAAATGCTGAATGCCCCTCGTTCTTTAGCCAAATGCACAGAAGCTCTGTAGGCTTCTATAGCGATAGTTTTATGAACCTCTAGCGAAAAAGCGTTTCCAGCTTCACTACCATATTGAATCCCCAAGGCTGCTAGCATATCACCTTCGGCAGTTATACCAATACCAGTTCTTCGTCCTTCTTCTGCTTTTCTTTTTATATTAATCCATAGGTTTTGTTCTACAGCTTTTACTTCATCCAATTCGGGATCCGAATCGATTTTCTTAAGAATAGCATCAATTTTTTCAAGTTCTAGATCAATAATATCATCCATTATACGCTGCGCATAAGCAACATGTTGTTTGAACAAGTCGAAATTGAATGATGCCTGTTCTGTAAACGGATTTTCTACATAAGAAAATAGATTGATAGCTAGAAGCCTGCAGGAGTCGTAAGGACAAAGCGGAATTTCTCCACAAGGATTTGTAGATACGGTCTTGTAACCCAAATCGGCATAACAATCGGGCACAGATTCGTTTATAATAGTATCCCAAAATAAAATTCCAGGTTCGGCAGATTTCCAGGCATTGTGTACAATTTTAGACCATAAATCGTTTGCTTTTACCGTTTTAGACACTTTAGGATTAGCACTAAAAACCGGATACTTTTGGGTATAATCGGTTTCGTTTTTTACGGCCTTCATAAACTCATCATCTATCCTCACCGAAACATTGGCTCCAGTAACCTTACCTTGTTCTAGTTTGGCATTTATAAAGTCTTCAGAATCTGGATGGTTAATCGATACCGAAAGCATCAAAGCGCCCCTTCTCCCATCTTGAGCAACTTCTCTAGTAGAATTGGAATAGCGCTCCATAAAAGGTACGATACCCGTAGAAGTTAAAGCCGAATTTTTAACACCAGAACCTTTAGGACGAATATGCGATAAATCGTGCCCTACACCACCACGACGCTTCATGAGCTGAACCTGTTCTTGATCTATCTTCATGATGCCTCCATAAGAATCGGAATCACCGGAATTTCCTATTACAAAACAATTGGAAAGCGACGCTATTTGGTAAGGGTTGCCAATCCCGGCCATAGGACTGCCTTGCGGTACGATGTATTTAAAATTCTTGATTAAATCGAAAATATCTTCCTCACTTAGCGGGTTGGCATATTTAAGTTCTACGCGAGCAATTTCTTTGGCTATCCTCCTGTGCATATCGTTAGGTGTTAGCTCATAAATGTTTCCGTCAGAATCTTTTAGGGCATATTTATTGAGCCATACCCTTGCGGCGAGGTCGTCGTTCTTAAAATAATCTAAAGAGGCTTGAAAGGCTTGATCTTGTGTGTACGTTTTGGGCAAAGTTTTGGTTAGATTTTGTTTCATTAGCAAGTGGTAAAATATAGTTCAAGATGGATAAAAAAATTTGAACATAAAGATACTCAAACAAAATAATTTAGAACATGATAAAAATCATAAAGTCTACAAGAAAAACAACATAAAATACTAATTTACAAGTATTTAAAAATTTATCAACAACAAAAAGTTAACAAATAATTGAAAAGTATTTTTTAAAAATCAACAGCAAAACCCACGCCGAGAAACTGTTTCCACTGAATTTTAGCACCAGCTTCATCAAATTCACCTTCTACATCGGTTTCCCTTTGGGTTTTCACGTCGTCATCATATCGAAGATGAGATCCAAATCTGGCGCGCACATAGTTATTCACTTTAAAATCGAAGTCTAACCTCCAGTCTAAATCCACATTGCCGAAGTTATTTATATAGTCTGTATAAAGGCTTACACGATGCTGCATGTTTATATTTTGTGCTACTTCCATTTCATAACTGTTGGTAACCAATAACCCCAACTCGCGCCTAACTCTTTTACCGGGAACGATAATATTACCCAATTCGTCAATAACAGCAGGATCTACACCAAAAGCTCCTGTATTAGCTAAGTCCTCATCTAAAACAAAAGTAGCTTTTAAGGTAACAGGTGAAAAATAAAAGGATAGCTTATCAATATGTTTACCATATTCCATACCGCCACCAAAAAATAAATATCCTGGCGCCATAAATTTAGAAATAGGATCGTTGGTGTTGGGATATTTAAAACCGTTAGCAAATTGGGTTCTAAAATTTAGTTTTGCAGAATAATACCAATTAGACTCTAAACTTGGACGGTAACCCATATCAGAGTTTATCTCAATTAAATCGTCTGTTTTTCGTAATTCTTTAGATTCTTGTTTATTCACCCCATAGCGCATAATTAAATTATTCCGCCAGGTAAAATATTTATCGCTGTAATTTCTAGAAGACTGTAAGCCTATTAACCCCGAAATGGAATTTACCCCTCCGGCATTCCAATTTACAAAGGCCACTTCGCTTAAATCTATAGAAGCCTTGTTTTTGCTTACCCATTGTGGGCCATCGTACTTTTTAGGTTTTTCTTTGAGATATAGAGAATCTGGTTGTGCATTAGAAAAACAAAATAAAAGGCACAAAAAAACAGATAGAATGTATCGCATGGTTATGTTAGGTTGTTTAAGTTCCCTGTTTATCAATAACCATTCCATTATTGCTCTAGGAACTCATTATTTCTAGTAACTAAACTCTCCAAACTCACTTTTTATTGTAAGTTTCTTTTCTTCTGAAGCCTCAACCCTACCAATAACCTGGGCATCGACATTAAAGGATTTAGAAATCGCTACGATATCGTCTGCTATTTCAGGCTTCACGTACAGTTCCATTCTATGGCCACAGTTAAAGACTTGGTACATTTCTTTCCAATCGGTCTTAGATTGCTCTTGAATTAATTTGAAAAGCGGCGGAATTGGAAACAAATTATCTTTTACCACATGATTCTTATCTATAAAATGAAGAATCTTAGTTTGGGCTCCACCAGAACAGTGTACCATACCGTGCACAGAGTCGCTGTTATATTTAGAGAGTATTTGTTTAATGATAGGCGCATAGGTTCTGGTTGGCGATAGCACCAGTTTACCGGCATCTATAGGGGCGTTTTCTACAGCATCAGTTAATTTTACATTACCAGAATAGACTAAATCCGATGGAACAGCGGCATCGAAACTTTCTGGGAATTTTTCGGCTAAATATTTGTGGAACACATCGTGGCGTGCAGATGTTAGTCCATTACTGCCCATACCGCCATTATATTCCTTTTCGTAAGTGGCTTGACCAAAAGAAGCCAGGCCAACAATAACATCGCCAGGTTGAATATTGGCGTTGTCTATCACATCGCTACGTTTCATTCTAGCAGTAACGGTAGAATCTACAATAATGGTTCTTACCAAATCGCCCACATCGGCAGTTTCGCCACCTGTAGAATGAATGGTAACACCATGTGCTTTAAGGTCTTCCAACAACGCTTCGGTGCCGTTTATAATTGCTGAAATAACTTCTCCTGGAATTAAATTCTTATTCCTTCCAATGGTAGAAGACAGCATAATGTTATCGGTTGCACCAACACACAATAAATCATCAATGTTCATAATTAGAGCATCTTGAGCAATGCCCTTCCAAACCGAAACATCTCCCGTTTCTTTCCAATACATATAAGCCAGCGACGATTTTGTGCCCGCACCATCGGCATGCATGATCAAACAATAGTCCTCATGGTTGGTTAAATGATCTGGTACTATTTTACAAAAGGCTTTAGGAAACAACCCTTTATTTATGTTCTTAATAGCATTGTGAACATCTTCTTTCGAGGCCGAAACCCCACGCTGCGCATATCGTTTAGAAACTTCTTGACTCATAATTATGTAATGTGCTGCAAAGGTAAACGTTTAAACGAAACTACAACTGTTTTTAAATCTGTTTTGCTAACAGGTTCTTAACTAAAATACAGACTTTATTTATCGCAATAATTAACAAAAGTGCGTAAATACATTATTTTTATTGCTATTTTTACTACGTCCAATATTCAAAAAGAATTGGGACATAATAAAAATAAACTCCCTAGGGAGTTTATACAACTGTTGTAGCACATTAAAAAAACCGACTAAATGAAATCAAAGTACCTATTGTTATTTGCAACTTTATGTCTGTTTTATAAATGTAAAGAAAGAAATACTGGATTTAATACTAGTGTTAATTCAGAAATTGAATTAGATACAATCTGTATTTCAGAATTGATTACTAGAAAACCAATTGCTAAAATTTACGAGAATAAAAAAATAAAAAAAATTTCATTAGATTATCCAATAGTAGCAAGCATTCATAACAAAAAAAATGACAAAGTATACCTTACAATACTTGAGCGGAATAAAAATTTGAATATTTCTATTTTAAAGGATTCTACAATAATAACGAATGACAGAAGTGACTCCTTAGTTAATTATCTATGGAAAAGTAATTTAAAATTCATTCAAGAAAATAGTTCTTTTATATTTACAACTCAAAACACAGACTCTATACCTCTTTTATTTGAAAAATTTAGAGTAAAAAGAGAAAACGAAATCAACAAATTTAAAGACCAATTCAGTTCAAAAACATTAGAAGTTCTTCACTTTCAAAATAATGCTCGAATTTATTCATTTTTATTTTGGCTAGGTAGAATTTCCAAAGGCTTAAAACCAAATGATAAGTATTTTGATTTTACAGAGAAAATTCAAAAAGCTACCAAATCATTAAAATCTCTTCCCCATATCTATCTTTACAAATACGAAGTAGATTATTTAAGGAAAAATAAATCCCTAGAAAGTATTACAGATTTTTTACATTTTATAGAAAAAAAGACAAACAGTAAAGATTTAGCAGATTATTTGAAAGCAAACTATATCAAATCACTGATAGAAATGCCTTCTTATTGGGAAAAACACGAAAAACTATTTAATACAGAGGTTTTAACTCAAACATTAAATTCTGAAAAAAATAATATTTATTACAATTTAATAGAACAGCCTTCTTCCTCTTTTTACGCCTCGCAAAATGGGGAAATGGCATATTTATTTCAAGCAGAAAATAAATTTGGAAATCAATTTAATTTAGAAAGTATAATAGGAAAGGTCATTTTTATTGATACTTGGGCAACTTGGTGCGGACCTTGTATCAATCATAGACCAAAGGTTCTGAAATTTGCTGAAAAATATAAAAACAATGATGAAGTAGAAATTTTACTAATTTCTGTGGATTCTTCAAAAGACAAATGGTTGTCATTTTTAGAAAAAGAGAAGCAAGAATTTGGTAAAAATCTATTTATAGAAAATGGTATGCAAACCGAATTCGGAAATAATTACAATATTAAATCAATTCCGAGATACATTCTCATAGGTAAAAATGGAAAAATAATTAACTCAAATATAAACGAACCTTCAATTGCGGTTGAAAAAGAAATTGAAAGTGCATTGAAAGAAAAATAACGTGCTACAACAAGGTATAAGCTATATTGCTAGTTAATCACTTACTTGGGAAAGTTCTCGCGAACTTTCTAATCAGTAATTTATTA
This genomic interval carries:
- a CDS encoding ATP-binding cassette domain-containing protein, with amino-acid sequence MILEADSIELYFKGKTILNGVYLKAQTGKATGILGRNGSGKSCLLRIIFGDLKPKYKLIRIENQPILKPLFKTRKTHYLPQYNFIPKIFKLKKIFKLFKVNWFDFIIEFKNFSIYRNTKFGKLSGGERRIIEIYLILKTPGEIVLLDEPFNGVAPIHIETIKSLIHREKSQKAIIITDHRYAEVIDVCDTIYLIKNGWTKPINNLNELEDYNYLSVGTL
- a CDS encoding DUF3078 domain-containing protein, which produces MRYILSVFLCLLFCFSNAQPDSLYLKEKPKKYDGPQWVSKNKASIDLSEVAFVNWNAGGVNSISGLIGLQSSRNYSDKYFTWRNNLIMRYGVNKQESKELRKTDDLIEINSDMGYRPSLESNWYYSAKLNFRTQFANGFKYPNTNDPISKFMAPGYLFFGGGMEYGKHIDKLSFYFSPVTLKATFVLDEDLANTGAFGVDPAVIDELGNIIVPGKRVRRELGLLVTNSYEMEVAQNINMQHRVSLYTDYINNFGNVDLDWRLDFDFKVNNYVRARFGSHLRYDDDVKTQRETDVEGEFDEAGAKIQWKQFLGVGFAVDF
- a CDS encoding adenosylcobalamin-dependent ribonucleoside-diphosphate reductase; the protein is MKQNLTKTLPKTYTQDQAFQASLDYFKNDDLAARVWLNKYALKDSDGNIYELTPNDMHRRIAKEIARVELKYANPLSEEDIFDLIKNFKYIVPQGSPMAGIGNPYQIASLSNCFVIGNSGDSDSYGGIMKIDQEQVQLMKRRGGVGHDLSHIRPKGSGVKNSALTSTGIVPFMERYSNSTREVAQDGRRGALMLSVSINHPDSEDFINAKLEQGKVTGANVSVRIDDEFMKAVKNETDYTQKYPVFSANPKVSKTVKANDLWSKIVHNAWKSAEPGILFWDTIINESVPDCYADLGYKTVSTNPCGEIPLCPYDSCRLLAINLFSYVENPFTEQASFNFDLFKQHVAYAQRIMDDIIDLELEKIDAILKKIDSDPELDEVKAVEQNLWINIKRKAEEGRRTGIGITAEGDMLAALGIQYGSEAGNAFSLEVHKTIAIEAYRASVHLAKERGAFSIFDADREKENPFINRLKEADSKLYYEMLEYGRRNIALLTIAPTGTTSLMTQTTSGIEPVFLPVYKRRRKVNPGDKDVRVDFVDEVGDSWEEYVVFHHRFKQWMEVNGIDTTKNFSQEELDDLVKQSPYYGATSNDVDWLSKVSMQGAIQKWVDHSISVTINLPNDVSEALVGDLYLKAWEVGCKGVTVYRDGSRSGVLISNDEKKEEDLKAETLTPFPTKRPQVLEADVVRFQNNKEKWIAFIGLIDGKPYEIFTGLVDDEDGILIPRWVNDGLIIKNKSEDATTRYDFQYKDKRGYKITIEGLSHKFNPEFWNYAKLISSTLRHGMPIVKIVDLINSLQLDTESINTWKNGVGRALKRYVADGTEVKGQTCDNCNSDNLIYQEGCLTCKDCGSSKCG
- a CDS encoding TlpA disulfide reductase family protein, coding for MKSKYLLLFATLCLFYKCKERNTGFNTSVNSEIELDTICISELITRKPIAKIYENKKIKKISLDYPIVASIHNKKNDKVYLTILERNKNLNISILKDSTIITNDRSDSLVNYLWKSNLKFIQENSSFIFTTQNTDSIPLLFEKFRVKRENEINKFKDQFSSKTLEVLHFQNNARIYSFLFWLGRISKGLKPNDKYFDFTEKIQKATKSLKSLPHIYLYKYEVDYLRKNKSLESITDFLHFIEKKTNSKDLADYLKANYIKSLIEMPSYWEKHEKLFNTEVLTQTLNSEKNNIYYNLIEQPSSSFYASQNGEMAYLFQAENKFGNQFNLESIIGKVIFIDTWATWCGPCINHRPKVLKFAEKYKNNDEVEILLISVDSSKDKWLSFLEKEKQEFGKNLFIENGMQTEFGNNYNIKSIPRYILIGKNGKIINSNINEPSIAVEKEIESALKEK
- a CDS encoding AIR synthase related protein, which encodes MSQEVSKRYAQRGVSASKEDVHNAIKNINKGLFPKAFCKIVPDHLTNHEDYCLIMHADGAGTKSSLAYMYWKETGDVSVWKGIAQDALIMNIDDLLCVGATDNIMLSSTIGRNKNLIPGEVISAIINGTEALLEDLKAHGVTIHSTGGETADVGDLVRTIIVDSTVTARMKRSDVIDNANIQPGDVIVGLASFGQATYEKEYNGGMGSNGLTSARHDVFHKYLAEKFPESFDAAVPSDLVYSGNVKLTDAVENAPIDAGKLVLSPTRTYAPIIKQILSKYNSDSVHGMVHCSGGAQTKILHFIDKNHVVKDNLFPIPPLFKLIQEQSKTDWKEMYQVFNCGHRMELYVKPEIADDIVAISKSFNVDAQVIGRVEASEEKKLTIKSEFGEFSY